GAAGCTGACCCATCGGTCGAAGGTGCCGAAGTGCGCCGGGGCCAGGTGACGGCCGAATCGCTCCAGGATGCGAACGGCGAGCGCCGCCTCGTCCATGTTGCCCGAGCGATAGAGGCCGCCCGCGATCCGCAGGGCCGCCGGCAGCCCGCCGCGTGCGGCGGGCTTCGATCCGGCGCGTTCGACCGCGCGGAGGCGTGGCTCCCTGGCCTGCCCCACCCGAAGCGCCGCCGCGGCGTCGCGGGCGAACCCGTCGAGCAGCGTCCGGCGCACACCGTAGGTCTTGACACCGTCGGTGAAGTAGCGCCGGGCCCCGGCGGCGTTGATGGGGTCGGCATGGGCGCGGAGCAGGGCTCGCAGCGATGCGACAGAGACTGACACTTTGCACCTCCGGTTTCCATCGGCGGTTGCGTGGATTGTTCGCGATCCGCCTGAGGATTCCGCCCGGGCCACCGTCCAGCGGGAATGCTGGAGGACCCGGCCCGCCCAGAGGGAGGCGCGGGTCCGGGTCGAACTCGCCAGGGAGGATCGCAATCCGCAGCACCCGGGAGGCAGGGCGTGAAACGCGGTCGCGTTATTGTTCTCGTCGTCGCAGGCGTCGTTGCTGCTGGCGTGCTCTATCAGATCAGCGCTCCCTGGCGGGCCACCGCCGTGGACCTCACGCCGGTTGAGCGGGGATCGCTCTCCGACTCCCTGGCCGTCACCGGGATGGTCGAGGCGCGGACCGTGACGGTGTCGCCGAAGGTGCCGGGGCGGGTACGGGCCGTACACGCGGCGAGCGGCGACGAGGTGCCCGCCGGTCGGATCCTCATCGATCTGGACAACGAGGAAATGGCCGCGCGCGTGGACGAGGCTACGGCGGCCGTTTCAGCGGCCCGGGCCCGCCGGGATCAGGCCGCCGCGGCCCTGGAGGTGCAGCGCGCAGCGGCTGCCGCCCGCATGGCACAGGCCGAGGCCGAGCTGGCAGCTGCCCGGGCGCAGCGTGACAAGGCGCGCGCCGGCGCCAGGCCGCAGGAGCGGCAGCAGGCTGCATCCCGCGTGGCGCAGGCGAAGGTGGCGCTCGACCAGGCCCGGCGCGAGCACCAGCGCGTGCGCGATCTCGTGGCCAGGGGCGCACTCCCGCAGAGCGCGCTCGACGCCGCGCGCGCCGCCGAGGAGACCGCGCAGTCACAGTACGATGCCGCGCTGCAGGCTCAGAGCCTCGTCGAGGCCGGAGCGCAGGCCGAGGACATAGCCACGGCCGAGGCGCGCGTGCGCCAGGCCGAGGCCGCAGTTGCCGCCGCCCGGGCTGCGGCCGCAGAGGAGCGCATCCGCGAGGCCGATCTCGCCACGGCCCGCGCCGCTGTTGGGCAGGCCGAGGCGGCGCTGCGCGCCGCGAGGGCGCAACTGGCTTCTGCCACGATCACCGCGCCGATCGCAGGCACGGTCGTGCGCAAGAACGTCGAAGTCGGAGAACTGGTCACGCCCGGCGCCTCGCTGCTCGCGCTCGCCGACCTGCGCGAGGTCTGGGTGACCGTGGACCTGGCCGCCGGCGACGTCGCCAAGGTCCGCGTGGGGCAGGATCTCGAGGTGCGCTCGGACGCCTATCCCGGCCGCGTCTTCCCGGCAAAGGTCACGGAACTCTCCCGCGTGGCCGATCCCAGGTTCGGCGTGGGGCAGGCCTGGTCCATCCGCGCGAAGGTCGCCCTGACCGACCCTGACCGGCTGCTGCGGCCTGGGGTGCAGGTGGACATCGAGGGGACCGGGATCGTCGCGGCCGATGCGCTCCTGGTGCCGGCGACGGCCATCGTGACCCGCCTCGAGCGCACTGGGGTGTTCGTGGTTGCCGGGGGGATCGCCCGGCTCCGACCAGTCGAGATAGGCGTGCGTACGTCGAAGCAGGTGCAGGTGCTCAGCGGAGTGGAGGTCGGCGATCGGGTGGTGGGGACTCCCCCGGAGGGTCTTCGGGACGGGATGCGGGTGAGAACAAGGTAGTTCGGGGTGTACCCCGCAGCCTGGCCCGATCGGCTGGCGGCACCCTAACGTAGTGAGGAAGTGGGAGACAAAGGATTGTAGGGCTGACCAACGGAACCGGGCCGGCGTGAGGGGTGATCGAGGAATGGGACGACCCGCATGGAGCGCCAGTCAAGCCAGATGGTTCGGCTTACTTCAAGTCCCGCCTGCTCATCACAAGGGCGGGCCGAGTTGGCCGTCGTGTCTTTGTTATCCGAGCGCGGCAGGCGAAGTGCAAGTTGAGTGATAGCCGGCATCCATGTGCATTTGGGGCCGAAAGGAGCAAACAAGATGAGTAACAGTGCCCGCAGTGTCTTCGTATTTGGCCTGTATCTCGCGGTGCTCGGCGTCTTCTTGCTTGTAGCACCGAACATTCTGCTTGGGATGTTTCTCGTTCCCCATACCACTGAAGTATGGATTCGTGTCGCCGGAATGCTGGTTCTCTTCTTGGGCTTCTACTACACGCAGGCAGCCCGAAAAGAAATGACCGACTTCTTCCGATGGACGGTCTATGTCCGTTCCACCGTCATTGTCTTTTTCGCCTCCTTCGTGTTGTTGGGTATGGCTAGTCCACCCCTCCTTCTATTCGGGGCCGTGGACCTGCTGGGAGCCATTTGGACAGGCTTGGTATTGCGATCTCCGAAGAACGCGTAGCGAGAATGCGGCTTGCGTTCATATTGCGCGCACCTTCAAGCTATAAGGGGCTGGCCAACGGCAGGTTACAGCCGACGTTGCTCCGCTGCGCCCCGCGACACGGCTGAACCCAACCGTTAGCCCAAACCGTGGGCGCGGGCTTGTATCTCGCCACACCGGAGAGCGGATCGGGGCCAGGAGTCCTCGTGCTTCATTCGTGGTGGGGGCTCAACGAGTTCTTCAGGGGCTTCTGCGACCGACTCGCCGGCCAGGGGTTCGTTGCTCTCGCGCCGGACCTGTTCGACGGCAAGGTTGCGACCACCATCACGCAGGCGAAGGAGCTGCGGGCGAAGACCACCGCAGCACGCAAGGAGTCCGCATACAAGTACCTGATCCGGATGATCAGTGTGCTCTTGGGCGAGCCTGCGGTTCGCGGGCCCGACATTGGGGTGATCGGCTTCTCAATGGGCGGACACTGGGCCTACTGGCTCGCGCAGCGCCCTGAGCTGCCGATCGCGGCCACAGTGACCTTCTACGCAGCGCGCAACGGCGACTACGCGACCACTTCCTCGGACTTCCTAGCTCACTTCGCCGAGACAGACGAGTGGGTTTCCGCGGCGGGTATCAGGAAGCTCGAGAGGAGCCTGACCGCAGCCGGGAGGACGGTGTTCTTCTACACGTATCCGGGGACAGGTCACTGGTTCTTCGAGCAAGACCGTGTCGACGCTTTCGACCCTGAGGCGGCGGCACTGGCGTGGGACCGAACGCTGCTCTTCTTGAAGGAGAGGTTGGGCTAACCAGCGCGTCAACCTGACAGCGCGCCCGACTTCGTGCGTACTGTCACCTGGCGAGGTGGCACGGGTGCCGGAGGTCAAGCGAGCCAAGACGGTCTACGAGCTCAAGGTTTCGCTGCGAGGGGCGCAGCCGCTGATTTGGCGTCGGTTCCAGGTGTTGAACGACATCACCTTGTTTCGGCTCCACAACATCCTGCAGCTCGTCATGGGAGGCGCTCGATCATGGAGCAGATCCTCGCAAGATGCGGCTATCGCTGCGACCTGTGTCTGGCGTATCGGCCGAACGTCCAGGCGAATCCATCAAGCCAGCAGATCCTCAGCGATAGGTGGCACAAGTACTTCGGATTCAGAATTCCCCCAGGAGAAGTCGTGTGCGACGGCTGCATGGCAGAGGATGGGCGCCTCATTGACCACACGTGTCCGGTCAGGCCGTGCGTCATCGAGAGAGCGCTGCGCTACTGCGCCGAATGTGCTGACTACGGATGTGAGGAACTCGCAGAGCGTCTGGTGAACTATGAGGACGTTGCGGCCCGGTTCGGGGCCCCGATCCCGGAGGAAGACCGCGCCAGGTTCATCGCGCCCTACGAGAACAAGCAGCGTCTTGAGGAGTTGAGAGCGAGGTGGAGTGAGTGAATAGATTCCTGTTCGCGGGCGCAGCAGCGTTTCTGGTTCTTCACGGACTGATCCATCTTATGGGCACAGCCGCATACCTGAAGCTCGGCCGGGTCGAGGCACTTCCGTACAAGACGACGCTACTTGGCGGCGCGTGGCATGTCGGCGACGCGGGCATACGGGTTTTCGGGATTCTCTGGCTGGTCCCTGCGGTAGGGTTCGTCTTGTGCGGCATCGCCATATTCGCAGGCTGGGCATGGTGGCCCCGGCTGGTTGGAATCATGGCGGCTGTGTCCCTGGTGCTGACGCTATTGGACTGGAGCGTGGCCTACGCCGGAGCCATACGGACGATTCCACCACCCGGGCCCCCGACATTCACTTCAAGCGCATCACCGCGCGGACGGTTGTCGCAATCCGCAAGCTGAGTGGAACCTTCTCTGGAGAGCAGCGGAAGATGGTTGCTGATAACGCGCTCTCCATCGCCCAGGCGCACTTCTCCGAGAATGCCTGGATGCGTGCCATCTATGCCGATGACACGCCGGTCGGCTTCCTCATGCTGCACGTTGGCTCCGACTACGATGATGGGATTGGCTGCCCTGGAATGTTCCTGTGGCGCTTGACGAGATCGAGCTCGCGCTGAAGTTCGGGGGGTGAACCCCATGTACGAGAAATGGCTCGTGGCCGGCTGGGGGGACATGGACTTCAACTCCCACATGAGAAACACGGCCTACCTGGACAAGTCGGCTGATGTTCGGATGATGTTCTTCTCGGAGAACGGGTTTCCGATGAGCGAGTTCTACCGGCTCAGGATCGGTCCTGTGGTCATGAAGGACGAGATTGAGTACTACAGGGAAGTCGAGTTGCTGGAGGAGTTGAGGGTGACTCTGGCCATAGCCGCCCTCGCGGAGGATGGCAGCCACTTTCACATACGCAATGAGTTCTTCAAGCGCGACGGCAAGTTGGCCGCGAAGGTCACAAGTGTCGGTGGATGGCTCGATCTTGGTACGCGGAGACTGACTATCCCACCGGAGGCATTGACCAGCGCTCTACGGTCGCTTACGCGTACTGATAACTTCCAAGTCTTGCCTTCAATTGCAAAGGGATGATGTCCGGGTACACGGCTGCCTCAGAAGGAGGGTCGTCATGGCGCTGATGACTAGAAACGACTACATCGAAAGCCTCAGGAGGATGAAGAAGCGCGCGTACATCATGGGCCAGGAGGTCGAGAGCCCGGTGGACCACCCGCTGGTCCGGCCGTCGCTCAACGCATGCGCGATGACCTACGAACTGGCCCAGGATCCCGAGTACGCCGACCTGATGCTGGCCACCTCCAACCTGACGGGCCAGACGGTCAACCGGTTCACGCACCTGCACCAGAATGCGGCAGACCTGGTGGCGAAGGTGAAGATGCAGCGCCTGCTTGGGCAGAGGACGGGTTGCTGTTTCCAGCGCTGTGTGGGCATGGACGCGTTCAACGCGGTGGATTCGGTGACCTACGAGATGGACCGGACGCTGGGTACGGAATACCACGCCAGGTTTCGCCGGTACCTGCAGCACGTGCAGGAGCACGATCTGGTGGTGGACGGCGCGATGACGGACGCGAAGGGCGACCGGCGGCTGAGGCCTTCGAAGCAGGCCGATCCGGACCTGTTCGTGCACATCGTGGAGCGGAAGCCCGATGGCATCGTGGTGCGCGGCGCCAAGCTCCACCAGACCGGCGCCTTGAACGCACACGAGATCCTCGTCATGCCCACGCAGACGCTCTCGGAGGAAGACCGGGACTATGCCGTCGCATTCGCAGTTCCGGCGGACGCTCCGGGCATTCTCATGATCTGCGGCCGGCAGTCGTCGGACACACGCCGACTCGAAGGCGGCCAGATTGACGTGGGCAACCGAGAGTTCGGCGGTCACGAGGCCGTGATCATCTTGGACGAGGTATTCGTCCCCTGGGAGCGGGTCTTCATGGCCGGCGAACACGCCTTCAGCGGGCTGCTCGTTGAGCGGTTTGCCGGCTACCACCGCCAGAGTTACGGCGGCTGCAAGGCAGGTGTAGGCGACGTGATGATCGGGGCGGCGCAGTCGCTGGCCCAGTACCAGGGGACGGAGGGGGCGTCGCACATCAAGGACAAGATCGTCGAGATGGTCCACCTCAACGAGACGATGTACGCGTGCGGTATCGCGTGCTCAGCGGAAGGCAGGCCGACGGCTACCGGCACCTACCTGATTGATCCGCTGCTGGCGAACGTGTGCAAGCTCAACGTGACCCGCTTCCCGTACGAGATCGCGCGGCTGGCGCAGGATATCGCAGGCGGCCTGCTTGTCACGTTGCCGTCGGAGAAGGACCTGGCCAACCCCGTCGTGGGCCCCTACCTAGTGAAGTACCTGCACAGCGTGGACCGCTACACGACCGAAGAACGCTGCCGGATGCTGCGGTTGCTGGAGAACCTCACGCTGGGGCCGGGAGCGGCGGCCTATCTCACCGAGTCAATGCACGGGGCCGGGTCGCCGCAGGCGCAGAGGATCATGCTGGCGCGGCTCGCCGACCTGGAGGATAAGACGCGGTTGGCGCGGAAGCTGGCCGGCGTCAAGGAGCGCCCAGGGTGAGGGGCTGGTAGTCGAAGGCGAATCGTATGCCAGGAGGGAGGCTGGGCCATGTTCGCGAGAGCAGTGAATATCCAGTTCCAGGCTGGCAAGGTTGATGAAGCGAGCCGCATCGTCAACGAGTCAATCGTTCCGGTGATGAAGGAGCAAAAGGGGTTCAAGGGTCAGTTTCTCCTTACACAGAGTGATACCGGCAAAGCCATCTCGGTCAACCTGTGGGAATCGGAAACCGACCTGGCGGCATTCGAAGCCAGCCCTCTTTACCGGGAACTGTTGGGCAAGCTCGCAGGTGTTCTTGCAGGGCCGCCTGCTTCAGAGCGCTATGAGGTCAGCGTTCAGGCGTAAGGCCACATAGCTACCCCTTCGACGGCGCTGGCTGCTTGGCTGCAGCAACAGCCTTGACGATCATCCAGCCGATCACCCCCGCCCCGACTGCGAAGGTGATCAGGAACACAATCAGCGGGCTCCATTGTACGTTGGCCTTCTCCGCGGCCACGTCAAGATACCTGCGAAGCTCCGCGTTCTGCAGCACCTGGCGGCTGACCGCGTTCAGCGCCATGACGCCCACCTGGGCAAGAGCGGTCGCCAGCGCCAGCGGCCGCCGCACCTTCCTGCTCTGAGCCAGGATCAACGCCCAGGGCAGGCCCGGGCCCAGTGCGGTCAGGGCCGTCAGCACAACCAGGGAGCCGCCGAACATAGTCTGGCGCAGCTCCGGGGACCAGGTTCCGAACGTGTACCAGGTGCCCATCAGGGCGAACCAGGCCGCGCCCGCAGTGTAGAGTCTCAGCGCGAAGCCGGATACCCACCGCCGGTACGCGTCGCTCTCTTTCGCGGCGAAGAAGGCGGCGTCCACCACCAGGTAGGCGGCCGTCGTTGTCAGCGCCAGGCCAAACATCATCAGCCAGCGGGGCCAAAGAGTCGGGTCGGCGACGTTGAGTGCGATTCCCAGCGGCGCGCCTGCTACGCTCGTCTTCTGCCACAGTGCCGGCCACGCGGCCAGGTTGGTCATCAGACTGAAGCCGTTGGCGAACACGAAGCTAATCGCGATGAACAGCAGCGTCCCAATCCATCCGGCCGTGCGGTGAACCGGCGAGGTGCGTCCCCTCCGGAGACCGATGGCGTAGAAATAGACGCCGTAGTAGGCCGGGATGAGCATGAGGATGATGCTCAACCACGGCCAGGCCATCAGGATGGTGGCCGGGAAGAACACCTTGTAGTACGCGACCTGGATGAACAGCAGCGGTATGATCCCGAAGTTGATGCCCAGGGCGATCAATATCGGCATCTGGTTCATCAGGCGGTTCGAGCAGGTCCTGGCATGCTCGTCGCGTCCTCGCAGGAGCATTGCCAGCAGGACCCCGGCGAACCACAGGTTCATCGGAATCGTGTGGAGCGTGAACCCCAACACCTTGAAGAACACCGTGAACCAGTATGGTGATGGGACTCCCAGCGGGCTGTCGGGTCCTAATAGACGGGTTGGATCCATCTTCGCCTCCCTACCGCATTCCCTCCGGGCGCGGCAGCGCGATTGACGCCAGGTACTTCACCAGCATCTCCGTTTCCTCGGGCGTGCCCGCCCACGGCGGCATGAAGATGTTCACATCTCCCAGGTGCGGGACGGTGCTCCGGATGATGTCCGGCGTCCAGCCCCGCATCAGGTGTCCGACCGCCGAGTATCCCGCGGTTGTGGAGTGGCAGTTGTTGCAGGCGTACTGGAAGATCAGGTGGCCCAGCCGCACCTGGTCGGGCTCGGATAGCCCGCTCAGCTTCTCCCGAACGATCTTAGTCCCGTCCATCACCTGGGGATACTGCGAGGCAACGAAGGCCTTGGTCCAGGTGCCGCTCTCCAGATAGCCGACCTTGCGCACCTGGGGAAGCTGTTCGGTCAACAACTGGTTGCCCATCACGATGTTATAAACGATGTACGGCTTGCGGACCGCCTCACGGATGAACTCACCCGTGCTGAACGCGCCCACCCCGAAGATGAAGAGCAAGATCGCAAATCCCGGGGATAGCCACCCAGGGTTGCGGTAAGGCCCCAGGTACAGCATGACGAACACGATGGCCGTGGTGGCGAAGATCAGGGCCGTGAGCACGGTCAGGACGCCGGAGGCCATCAGGGCCGCCCGGGCCGACTCGGGCAGGAACGCGTACCATCCCATGCCGCCGATCAGGATCAGGATGGAGCCCAGCAGCCCAGGACGGGCCGATCGCTTTGCGACCAGATCGCGCAGCGCAGGGTCCTTGATCTTGAACGCCGCGTGCAGGTACACGTACAGCGTCGCCAGGAGGATCGCGCCCCCTGTGCGCGCCAGCACCTGGGGCACGAACTGCGGGTTGAGCAGCCCCACCCAGAAGTTCTTGCTCTGCAGCCAGGCGCCGGGGTTGAGCATGAAGCCGGTGATTCCGGTGATCAGTACCAGACTCAACCAGGCCGAGCCCGCGTAGATCCACCCCATGGTCTGATGGGTCTTCGGGTCCGGCCGGCCCCAGTAGTAGTAGAAGATGAACGCGGCGACGATCTCGATAATGAATGTCACGTACTCCATCGCCCAGCCGAAGACGAAGATGTGGATCAGCGTCCTGGTAGCCAGAGGGGAGGCCAGCCCGATCGTCCACCAGATGCCCACGCCGGTGATGGCGCCGTAGACTACCGTGAGCAGGATGAAGAACCACGCGTGCTGTTTCAGGTAGGCGAGGTAGTGCCGGTTGTGCGTGCGGTAGGCGTGCCGCACCTCGACCGCCAGGAACAGCCCGCCGCCCACGGCGTAGTGCGCGACCAGTACGTGCAGCACCGCTATTGCGGCGATGAGCATGGGGGACGTGAGAAGCGGGACGTACCACCAGGGATAGTGCATGCCGATCCCTCCCCTCGACTCCTGTGAGGTTCTTTGTGGCTTCTCACTGTCCCTGCGCTGCGGGCTCCAGCCCGCCCACTCGGCCCGCCTATGCGAACCTGGCTACTCGAACCTGAACAACAGGATCCCCACCACGAAGAACGCGATGCCGAATCCGGCGAGCGCGGCCGCCTGCGGCAGCACCTCCGCCAGCCCGAGGCCACGCGTGATGATGTTCACGAACCCGGTCATGGCCCATCCCTGCGGTACGGCGTAGGCCAGGGTCTGCATGTACCGCGGCGCTACCTCGATCGGCCACCAGGCCCCGCCCAGCATCGCCGGGATGATGGTTACAACCGGAAACAGCGTGGACACCTGCGCCTCGGTACGGACGACCGCCGCGAGCATGACGCCTAGCCCGGTGGCCGAGAAGAGATACGTGGCCACTAGCAGGGCAAGCGCGGCAGGGGCCTGCCCCCAGTTCACGCCGAGCAACCCCCAGCCGACGATGATCAGGATGCCCATCTGAACGACTCCTTGAAGATAGATCCCGGAGATCTTGCCTCCCAGGATGGATGCCCGCCGCGTCGGGGTGGTCATCAGCCGCGCCAGCGTGCCGTTCTGGCGTTCGACCACAAGGGTTGCCGCGCTCATCGCCGCGGCCATCATGACGAACATCACCGCAAAGCCCGGGGAGGCCTGCTCCATGCCAGTCGGGAGCCGCTGCCGGCGGTCGGGGGCAAGTGCGCTTGCCACCTCCACGTTGACGGTCACAGGGGGAGTGGGCGACCAGCGGCTGTCGGCCCGATCAATGGCGCGGCGGCGCACAGCCGGTCCCAGCGAGGGGTCCTGCGTCTCGCGCACGGCCAGCGCCGCGGTGAACTCGCCCGCGATGGCGTCCACCGCCAGGCGCATCGCCACCTCGCGCACGATCTCGGTGACGAGCATGGGCGGGCCCCGGCGTGGGTCGAACCGCACGCTCACGTCGGCGTCCTTGCCCGTGTTGATGCGGGCGGCAAACCCTTTGGGTATGAAGATGACGGCGGCGACGCGCCCATCCTCGAGCAGCGCCCTCGCCTCCACCCCGGTGGTCTTCCGAAGGCCGACCGTGGGCTCCTTTCCAAGACGCTCAGCGAAGAGCCGCGAGTACGTGCTGTCGTCCTCGTCGGCGACCGCCACCGGCGTGCGCGCGCCGGCGGCGCCTTCTCCAAAGACGGCGCCCACCAGCACGGTCATCAACAGAGGCATCGCCAGCCGCCAGAGCAGCGCGCCGCGATCGCGCGCGGTGATGGTCAGCGACAGCAGCGCAATCGTCCAGGCCTTGCGCAGGGCGGTCACGTTGCGCTCACCGGAACCGCAGCCTCCACGCCCCCACGGTGAGGAACACCACGGACATGGCGAGCAGCGCCAGCAGCGGCTGCCAGATGGCCACCGGGGTCTGTGCGCCGGCCATGATGGCCAGGAATCCGTCGAGGGCCCAGCGGTTGAAGGTCAGCCGGCTGACGTATTCCAGCCACGGCGGCATGAAGTACACGGGGAACATCGCGCCGCCCAGGAACGACATGGGCAGGATGATGGCCGGTGCCAGCGACTCGACGGCCTCGGGGGTGCGGGCCAGCGCGGCCAGGAACGTGCCCAGCCCGGCCGCGGCCAGCGCCGTGGCGCCGATCATCAACAACAGCAGCAGCGGAGAGCCCCACCGGACCTTGTAGAAGACCGACGTGAAGAGAACAAGCAGACTGAACTGTACCAAACCCGTCAGGAAGGTGGCCAGGAGCTTGCCGGCTATGATGTCGGAGGAGCCCGTGGGGGTTGTGCGCATGCGCGCGAGCGTGCCCTCGCGCCGCTCGACCAGGATGCTCTGGCTCGCCATGCTCACCCCGAAGAGCAGGTACATGACACCCATCCCCACGGCGTAGTAGTCAATGGCCGCGGGGAAGCGGGGCCCACTGCCGCGCTCCTCGGCGATCGCCACGGCCTGGCGGCCCGTGAACTGCTCGACGTCCTTCAGCCATGACGGAATGGCCGCGACGACCGTGGCCGGGGTCATGATGCGTTCGACGATGAGCGTCTCGGCCGCCACCGTGATCGCCACCTGCCGCTTGACCACCTCCGCGCCGAACCGGTTGACGATGCTGTTGACGATGCCGGCCCGGATGCTCTGGGCCGGATCCGTGAAGAGCATGAGGCGCGCAGGGCGCCCGGTCATGACCGCCTGCGAGAATCCCCGGGGGATCACCAGCCCGGCGGCTCGGCGCCCGCGCAGAACCAGGTTTCGGGCATCCGCGGGCTGGCCGGCGTGGTCCACACGCAGCATCCGACCGATCTCTCCGGTCCCGAGTACCTGCTCCACCAGCAGCCGCGCGATCTCGCCCTGATCCTGATCCACAACGACCACAGGGATGCGTTGGAACTCGGCGGTGCCCTGCCACATCGGGTTGAAGACTAGGCCCAGGATGAAGATGAGCGCCATCGGCATGGCGAGCAGCACTACGAGGGCGCGCCGGTCGCGCGCGCGGATGCTGAGATCCTTCGCGGCGATGAACAGGGCCTTGCTGGTCACGGTTCAGTCACGGAGTCCCTTGCCGGTGAGGTGGAGGAAGAGACTCTCGAGGTTGGGCTCCCGGACCTCGATGGCCAGGATCGGCACGTCGTGCGCCACGAACTGCGTCACGATCTGCGGCAGCAGCCGGCGGCCTGTCGTGGTCAGCACCTCGAGCCGGTCCTCGCGCATCCGCACATCGTCCACCCCCGGAAGCGCGCGGAGCGACGCGGGCAGCTCGGCGCCAAGCCGCGCCGCGTGCGTGGCTATGCTGATCAGGTCGCGCTCCCCGACCTGCAGGCGCAGCTCCTCCTGGGTGCCCATGGCGATGATCTGGCCCGCGTCCATGATCGCGATCCGGTTGCAGAGGAACTCGACCTCCTCCATGTAGTGGCTGGTATAGAGGACGGTGAGGCCATCGCGGTTGAGCTGCTTCACGGTCTCCAGGATGTTGGTTCGCGACTGGGGATCCACACCCACGGTGGGCTCGTCCAGCATCAGCAGCTTCGGCCGGTGCAGGAGGCCTACGGCGATGTTGATCCGGCGCTTCATCCCACCTGAATAGGTGTCAATGCGCTCGCCGGCCCGGTCGCGCAGGCCCACGACATCGAGTACCTCCTCGATGCGGCGCGCGGCTTCCTCGCCCGCGACCTCGTACATGCGCGCCCAGAAGCGCAGGTTCTCTCGCGCGGTGAGGGTTGGGTAGAGGGCGATCTCCTGTGGGACCACGCCGATCGCCCGGCGGACCGCCATCGGATCCCTGCGTATGCTGTTGCCCGCAATAAAGGCGTCACCGGAGGTGGGTTCCAACAGGCAGGCCAACATGCCGATGGTGGTGGTCTTGCCGGCGCCGTTGGGGCCGAGCAACCCGAACGCTTCGCCGCTTCGCACCTCGAACGAGATCCCGCGGACCGCTGCATGCCCATCGTAGTGCTTGACCAGGTTCCCGGCGGCGACAAGGGCGTCCATGGGTTTCCTATTCCGCGGGCGAGGTTTGGGTCCCTGGTGAACGGTGGCAGGGTGCCTGGTGAGGTCGCGAGCCGCCGGGAGGCCGAAGGGGCAGGGTGCGGAGCGCGGGCCGCTGAAGTACCGGATGGTGAAGACCGCCTCGCGCACACCCAGGAATCCACGTTGAGCTTCTTCCTGAAGGGACTCGTCATCGGCTTCTCGATCGCTGCCCCGGTCGGGCCGATTGGCGTGCTGTGCATCCGCCGGACACTCGCCGACGGGCGGGCGGCAGGGCTAGTCTCCGGCCTGGGCGCGGCCACGGCCGATGCGGTCTACGGCGCGATCGCCGGATTCGGGCTGACGTTCATATCAGGCCTGCTGATCGGCCACCAGGCCTGGCTCCGCCTGGCCGGTGGCGTCTTTCTCGTCTAC
This genomic window from Armatimonadota bacterium contains:
- a CDS encoding ABC transporter ATP-binding protein, whose amino-acid sequence is MDALVAAGNLVKHYDGHAAVRGISFEVRSGEAFGLLGPNGAGKTTTIGMLACLLEPTSGDAFIAGNSIRRDPMAVRRAIGVVPQEIALYPTLTARENLRFWARMYEVAGEEAARRIEEVLDVVGLRDRAGERIDTYSGGMKRRINIAVGLLHRPKLLMLDEPTVGVDPQSRTNILETVKQLNRDGLTVLYTSHYMEEVEFLCNRIAIMDAGQIIAMGTQEELRLQVGERDLISIATHAARLGAELPASLRALPGVDDVRMREDRLEVLTTTGRRLLPQIVTQFVAHDVPILAIEVREPNLESLFLHLTGKGLRD
- a CDS encoding ABC transporter permease, whose product is MTSKALFIAAKDLSIRARDRRALVVLLAMPMALIFILGLVFNPMWQGTAEFQRIPVVVVDQDQGEIARLLVEQVLGTGEIGRMLRVDHAGQPADARNLVLRGRRAAGLVIPRGFSQAVMTGRPARLMLFTDPAQSIRAGIVNSIVNRFGAEVVKRQVAITVAAETLIVERIMTPATVVAAIPSWLKDVEQFTGRQAVAIAEERGSGPRFPAAIDYYAVGMGVMYLLFGVSMASQSILVERREGTLARMRTTPTGSSDIIAGKLLATFLTGLVQFSLLVLFTSVFYKVRWGSPLLLLLMIGATALAAAGLGTFLAALARTPEAVESLAPAIILPMSFLGGAMFPVYFMPPWLEYVSRLTFNRWALDGFLAIMAGAQTPVAIWQPLLALLAMSVVFLTVGAWRLRFR
- a CDS encoding thioesterase — encoded protein: MYEKWLVAGWGDMDFNSHMRNTAYLDKSADVRMMFFSENGFPMSEFYRLRIGPVVMKDEIEYYREVELLEELRVTLAIAALAEDGSHFHIRNEFFKRDGKLAAKVTSVGGWLDLGTRRLTIPPEALTSALRSLTRTDNFQVLPSIAKG
- a CDS encoding dienelactone hydrolase family protein; this encodes MGAGLYLATPESGSGPGVLVLHSWWGLNEFFRGFCDRLAGQGFVALAPDLFDGKVATTITQAKELRAKTTAARKESAYKYLIRMISVLLGEPAVRGPDIGVIGFSMGGHWAYWLAQRPELPIAATVTFYAARNGDYATTSSDFLAHFAETDEWVSAAGIRKLERSLTAAGRTVFFYTYPGTGHWFFEQDRVDAFDPEAAALAWDRTLLFLKERLG
- a CDS encoding DUF3795 domain-containing protein codes for the protein MEQILARCGYRCDLCLAYRPNVQANPSSQQILSDRWHKYFGFRIPPGEVVCDGCMAEDGRLIDHTCPVRPCVIERALRYCAECADYGCEELAERLVNYEDVAARFGAPIPEEDRARFIAPYENKQRLEELRARWSE
- a CDS encoding 4-hydroxybutyryl-CoA dehydratase, translated to MALMTRNDYIESLRRMKKRAYIMGQEVESPVDHPLVRPSLNACAMTYELAQDPEYADLMLATSNLTGQTVNRFTHLHQNAADLVAKVKMQRLLGQRTGCCFQRCVGMDAFNAVDSVTYEMDRTLGTEYHARFRRYLQHVQEHDLVVDGAMTDAKGDRRLRPSKQADPDLFVHIVERKPDGIVVRGAKLHQTGALNAHEILVMPTQTLSEEDRDYAVAFAVPADAPGILMICGRQSSDTRRLEGGQIDVGNREFGGHEAVIILDEVFVPWERVFMAGEHAFSGLLVERFAGYHRQSYGGCKAGVGDVMIGAAQSLAQYQGTEGASHIKDKIVEMVHLNETMYACGIACSAEGRPTATGTYLIDPLLANVCKLNVTRFPYEIARLAQDIAGGLLVTLPSEKDLANPVVGPYLVKYLHSVDRYTTEERCRMLRLLENLTLGPGAAAYLTESMHGAGSPQAQRIMLARLADLEDKTRLARKLAGVKERPG
- a CDS encoding efflux RND transporter periplasmic adaptor subunit, yielding MLEDPARPEGGAGPGRTRQGGSQSAAPGRQGVKRGRVIVLVVAGVVAAGVLYQISAPWRATAVDLTPVERGSLSDSLAVTGMVEARTVTVSPKVPGRVRAVHAASGDEVPAGRILIDLDNEEMAARVDEATAAVSAARARRDQAAAALEVQRAAAAARMAQAEAELAAARAQRDKARAGARPQERQQAASRVAQAKVALDQARREHQRVRDLVARGALPQSALDAARAAEETAQSQYDAALQAQSLVEAGAQAEDIATAEARVRQAEAAVAAARAAAAEERIREADLATARAAVGQAEAALRAARAQLASATITAPIAGTVVRKNVEVGELVTPGASLLALADLREVWVTVDLAAGDVAKVRVGQDLEVRSDAYPGRVFPAKVTELSRVADPRFGVGQAWSIRAKVALTDPDRLLRPGVQVDIEGTGIVAADALLVPATAIVTRLERTGVFVVAGGIARLRPVEIGVRTSKQVQVLSGVEVGDRVVGTPPEGLRDGMRVRTR